The following coding sequences lie in one Aspergillus puulaauensis MK2 DNA, chromosome 3, nearly complete sequence genomic window:
- a CDS encoding glycoside hydrolase family 32 protein (CAZy:GH32;~COG:G;~EggNog:ENOG410PUNW;~InterPro:IPR001362,IPR013148,IPR013189,IPR018053, IPR013320,IPR023296;~PFAM:PF00251,PF08244;~SECRETED:SignalP(1-22);~go_function: GO:0004553 - hydrolase activity, hydrolyzing O-glycosyl compounds [Evidence IEA];~go_process: GO:0005975 - carbohydrate metabolic process [Evidence IEA]), producing MRTGRFLHSALSTMSLAGQALALAYSEPYRPQYHFTPARGWINDPNGLVYADGTYHMFYQYNPGGTGHGNISWGHATSEDLTHWDEQPVALLARGFPGNVSEMFFSGSAVVDVRNTSGFGVGGESPMIAMYTSYYPVSQTLPSGKRVRTDQQSQSIAYSLDQGETWTTYDEANPVLLEPPASYRDQYKNFRDPNIFWHEETGKWVLVTALSELHKLLIYTSDNLKDWSFASEFGPYNAIGGVWECPSFFPLPVDGDESNVKWVAIIGLNPGGPPGTVGSGNQYILGQFNGTAFIPDKESIHTVGTANWFDYGPDFYAALVYNGQPEYQRTVIAWMNNWQYSDKIPTSSWRGAMAIPRRIALKTVNGNVTLAQEPEEDWDAITSEAHTSHFESLPEGTHSLGPLGKALEVNLTFSDRNTNPSSSRSPSDFGISLRATQNSTQQTRIGYDFATEQVFVDRRRSGNSSFDETFASIYHAPLSPAEDGTVALRIFVDWSSVEVFGGQGETTVTAQIFPDEKATYARLFSTGGSTDDVQLSVREVESVW from the exons ATGCGCACCGGCAGATTCCTTCACAGCGCCCTTTCAACAATGTCTCTAGCAGGACAAGCCCTAGCCCTAGCATATTCTGAGCCATACCGGCCCCAGTACCATTTCACGCCGGCGCGGGGATGGATCAATGATCCCAATGGGCTTGTGTATGCCGATGGCACGTACCACATGTTCTATCAGTATAACCCTGGTGGAACGGGTCACGGCAATATTTCCTGGGGCCATGCTACGAGTGAGGACCTGACGCATTGGGATGAGCAGCCTGTTGCGCTTCTTGCGAGGGGGTTCCCGGGGAATGTCTCCGAGATGTTTTTCTCGGGGAGTGCGGTTGTTGATGTGCGGAACACGAGTGGGTTTGGGGTTGGAGGTGAAAGTCCGATGATTGCTATGTATACGTCCTAT TATCCGGTTAGTCAAACACTACCAAGTGGAAAGCGTGTTCGTACAGACCAGCAAAGCCAGTCGATCGCCTATAGTCTCGACCAGGGTGAAACGTGGACGACCTATGACGAAGCAAACCCGGTGCTTCTTGAACCCCCAGCGTCATATAGAGATCAGTATAAGAATTTCCGCGATCCGAACATCTTCTGGCATGAAGAGACAGGAAAATGGGTTCTTGTCACTGCTCTTTCGGAACTGCACAAGCTCCTCATATACACATCCGACAATCTCAAGGACTGGTCATTCGCAAGCGAGTTTGGTCCATACAATGCCATCGGTGGCGTTTGGGAATGTCCTAGCTTCTTCCCCCTACCAGTCGATGGCGACGAGTCGAACGTGAAATGGGTTGCCATTATCGGTCTCAACCCCGGCGGACCCCCCGGTACAGTGGGTTCAGGAAACCAGTATATACTTGGACAGTTCAACGGCACGGCATTTATCCCTGACAAGGAAAGTATTCATACCGTTGGAACGGCGAACTGGTTCGATTATGGCCCGGACTTTTACGCTGCGCTCGTGTACAACGGTCAGCCCGAGTATCAGCGCACGGTCATCGCCTGGATGAACAACTGGCAGTACTCTGACAAAATTCCGACAAGTAGCTGGCGCGGCGCAATGGCTATACCCCGAAGAATTGCACTTAAAACAGTCAATGGCAATGTTACCCTTGCACAAGAACCAGAGGAGGATTGGGACGCCATCACTAGCGAAGCGCATACCTCTCATTTTGAGTCCCTCCCAGAAGGAACCCACAGCCTTGGGCCCCTCGGAAAGGCACTAGAGGTCAACTTGACCTTCTCGGATCGCAACACTAATCCTTCATCGTCAAGGTCGCCCTCTGATTTCGGGATCTCCCTTCGCGCAACCCAAAACTCCACCCAGCAGACACGAATTGGATACGACTTTGCCACGGAGCAGGTCTTCGTTGACCGGAGGAGATCAGGGAATTCATCTTTCGACGAGACATTTGCGAGCATCTACCACGCTCCGCTTTCGCCGGCGGAGGATGGCACAGTGGCGCTCCGTATCTTTGTTGACTGGTCCAGTGTTGAGGTTTTTGGTGGACAGGGTGAGACAACTGTGACAGCACAGATATTCCCAGATGAGAAAGCTACATATGCCAGGCTTTTTTCAACCGGTGGTAGTACAGATGATGTGCAGTTGAGCGTGAGAGAGGTTGAGTCTGTCTGgtag